The following are encoded together in the Phaseolus vulgaris cultivar G19833 chromosome 9, P. vulgaris v2.0, whole genome shotgun sequence genome:
- the LOC137821065 gene encoding protein BRASSINAZOLE-RESISTANT 1, whose amino-acid sequence MTSDGATSAAAAANRRKPSWRERENNRRRERRRRAIAAKIYTGLRAQGNYNLPKHCDNNEVLKALCIEAGWTVEEDGTTYRKGCRVPFPGDGADTSIRNTPFSSQNLSPLSSSFPSPIPSYQVSPSSSSFPSPSRLDDNNASNLIPYIRHSFSASLPPLRISNSAPVTPPLSSPTSRNPKPIPTWDSIVKASMASSFNHHHQNHPLFAASAPASPTHRQLHAPPTIPECDESDTSTVESGQWLNFQAFAPSVSAVPISPTLNFIKPVVSQQHMHNLNHPDNRIQEMRNSEVQFGVQVKPWVGERIHEGGLDDLELTLGSGKTLA is encoded by the exons ATGACTTCCGACGGAGCAACGTCGGCAGCTGCGGCTGCCAATCGGAGGAAGCCGTCCTGGAGGGAAAGAGAGAACAACCGGCGGAGGGAGAGGCGGAGAAGAGCCATAGCTGCCAAGATATACACTGGACTTAGGGCACAGGGGAACTACAATTTGCCCAAACATTGCGACAACAACGAGGTTTTGAAGGCTCTGTGCATCGAAGCTGGCTGGACTGTTGAAGAAGACGGCACCACCTATCGTAAG GGATGCAGGGTACCATTTCCAGGGGATGGCGCTGACACCTCCATCAGAAACACCCCCTTTTCATCACAAAATCTGAGTCCTCTTTCTTCTTCGTTTCCAAGTCCAATTCCTTCCTACCAAGTTAGCCCCTCCTCCTCTTCTTTTCCGAGCCCTTCTCGTTTGGATGACAACAACGCGTCAAATTTGATTCCTTATATTCGACATTCTTTCTCTGCTTCTCTCCCTCCTCTGAGAATATCAAATAGCGCCCCTGTGACCCCGCCTTTGTCTTCGCCAACTTCAAGAAACCCCAAACCAATACCCACATGGGACTCCATTGTCAAAGCCTCCATGGCATCATCATTCAACCACCACCACCAAAACCACCCTCTCTTCGCTGCTTCTGCCCCGGCTAGCCCCACACACCGCCAGCTTCATGCCCCGCCCACTATTCCCGAATGTGATGAGTCTGATACCTCCACTGTTGAGTCTGGCCAGTGGTTGAACTTCCAAGCATTTGCACCTTCTGTTTCTGCAGTGCCCATCTCTCCCACCTTGAACTTTATCAAACCTGTTGTGAGTCAGCAGCACATGCACAACCTCAACCACCCTGATAACCGTATCCAAGAGATGAGAAACTCAGAAGTGCAATTTGGGGTGCAGGTGAAGCCCTGGGTTGGGGAGAGGATTCATGAAGGGGGATTGGATGATTTGGAGCTCACACTAGGAAGTGGGAAGACGCTTGCTTAG
- the LOC137821066 gene encoding uncharacterized protein: MPEPRPILKPAGNRVTFDNVPKHKNHNHVKTPPRPRNLPPQIPNAVTESNVSLDSTCSPDSCSSNSTPKTVNPATATASRRSVNRNGFKPVRVVPDAVDVATTVSPPPKRCEWITPHSDPLYTAFHDEEWGVPVNNDRKLFELLVFSQALAEHSWSTILNQRDIFRKLFENFDPSSVAQFTEKKLLTLKRNDSSLLSEPKLRAIVENAKQLLKVQREFGSFSNYCWRFVNHKPIRNEFRYGRQVPAKTPKAEVISKDMMRRGFQCVGPTVVYSFLQVAGLVNDHLLTCFRHQECNVTTKNEFKTEVKESNKLQNETSELR; encoded by the exons ATGCCCGAACCGCGACCCATTCTCAAACCCGCCGGAAACAGAGTGACTTTCGACAACGTGCCCAAGCACAAGAACCACAACCACGTAAAGACTCCTCCGCGCCCGAGAAACCTGCCACCGCAAATTCCTAATGCCGTTACGGAAAGCAACGTCTCCTTGGATAGCACGTGTTCCCCGGATTCCTGTTCAAGCAATTCAACTCCCAAAACGGTGAATCCCGCAACTGCAACTGCAAGCAGGAGAAGCGTGAACCGTAACGGGTTTAAGCCGGTTAGGGTTGTGCCCGACGCCGTGGACGTAGCCACCACCGTGTCTCCGCCTCCCAAGAGATGTGAATGGATCACTCCACATTCTG ATCCCCTTTACACTGCTTTCCATGATGAGGAATGGGGTGTTCCAGTTAATAATGATAGAAAGCTATTTGAACTTCTGGTATTTTCACAAGCATTGGCAGAACATAGTTGGTCAACAATTCTTAACCAGAGGGACATATTCAG GAagctttttgaaaattttgaccCATCATCAGTTGCACAGTTTACTGAAAAGAAATTGCTAACACTGAAAAGAAACGACAGCTCATTGTTATCAGAACCAAAGCTTCGTGCCATTGTGGAAAATGCTAAACAATTACTTAAG GTTCAGAGGGAGTTTGGCTCGTTCAGCAATTACTGTTGGAGATTTGTTAACCACAAACCGATAAGAAATGAATTCAGATATGGGCGGCAAGTACCAGCCAAGACTCCAAAAGCAGAAGTGATAAGCAAGGACATGATGCGTAGAGGTTTCCAATGTGTGGGACCGACTGTGGTTTATTCGTTCCTGCAAGTAGCGGGACTTGTTAATGACCACCTCTTGACATGCTTCAGGCACCAAGAATGCAACGTGACGACCAAAAACGAATTCAAAACTGAGGTTAAGGAGAGTAATAAGTTACAAAATGAAACTTCGGAGCTGAGATAA
- the LOC137820503 gene encoding lysophospholipid acyltransferase LPEAT1 isoform X2, with protein MESELKDLNSKPPNGSTARDDRPLLKSESLASADSIAEMEKKFAAYVRRDIYGTMGRGELPAKEKLLLGFALVTLLPIRVLLAATVLLFYYLICRICTLFYAPNREDEQEHYAHMSGWRRAVIVSCGRALSRVMLFIFGFYWIPVFNSASQEDEQQPEELERPGVIISNHVSYLDILYHMSSSFPSFVAKRSVARLPLVGLISKCLGCVYVQRESKSSDFKGVSAVVTDRIREAHRNESAPLMMLFPEGTTTNGEFLLPFKTGGFLAKAPVLPVILRYHYQRFSPAWDTISGVRHVIFLLCQFVNYMDVIRLPVYYPSEQEMDDPKLYANNVRRLMASEGNLILSDIGLAEKRTYHAALNGLFSQC; from the exons ATGGAGTCCGAGCTCAAAGACCTCAATTCCAAGCCTCCCAACGGCAGCACCGCTCGGGATGACCGTCCTCTCCTAAAGTCCGAGTCTCTAGCCTCCGCCGACAGCATCGCCGAGATGGAGAAGAAGTTCGCTGCTTACGTCCGCCGAGACATCTACGGCACCATGGGACGGGGCGAGTTGCCGGCGAAGGAGAAGCTCTTGCTCGGTTTCGCGTTGGTCACTCTTCTCCCTATCAGAGTTCTTCTCGCGGCCACCGTTTTGCTCTTCTATTACTTAATTTGTAGGATTTGTACTCTCTTCTATGCGCCCAATCGCGAAGATGAACAAGAACATTACGCTCACATGAGTGGGTGGAGGAGAGCGGTTATTGTTTCATGTGGACGCGCCCTCTCCAGAGTCATGCTCTTCATTTTTGGCTTTTATTGGATCCCCGTATTTAACTCTGCTTCTCAG GAAGACGAGCAACAGCCTGAAGAGTTGGAGAGACCTGGTGTAATAATATCTAATCATGTGTCATACCTGGATATTTTGTATCACATGTCATCCTCGTTCCCTAGTTTTGTTGCTAAG AGATCAGTGGCTAGACTTCCTCTCGTTGGTCTCATCAG TAAGTGCCTTGGTTGTGTCTATGTTCAGCGGGAATCAAAGTCATCAGACTTCAAGGGTGTTTCAG CTGTTGTCACTGATAGAATTCGAGAAGCTCATCGAAATGAGTCTGCTCCATTAATGATGTTATTTCCAG AAGGTACAACCACAAATGGAGAGTTCCTCCTTCCATTCAAGACTGGTGGTTTTTTAGCAAAGGCACCAGTACTTCCTGTGATTTTAAGATATCATTACCAGAGATTTAGCCCTGCCTGGGATACCATATCTGGG GTGCGGCATGTGATATTTCTCCTGTGTCAGTTTGTGAATTATATGGACGTGATCCGATTACCTGTTTACTATCCCTCGGAACAGGAGATGGATGATCCTAAACTTTATGCAAATAATGTTAGAAGGTTGATGGCTTCTGAG GGTAATTTGATACTTTCTGATATTGGGCTTGCTGAAAAACGAACGTATCATGCTGCTCTCAATG GTTTGTTTTCCCAATGCTAA
- the LOC137820503 gene encoding lysophospholipid acyltransferase LPEAT1 isoform X3, whose translation MESELKDLNSKPPNGSTARDDRPLLKSESLASADSIAEMEKKFAAYVRRDIYGTMGRGELPAKEKLLLGFALVTLLPIRVLLAATVLLFYYLICRICTLFYAPNREDEQEHYAHMSGWRRAVIVSCGRALSRVMLFIFGFYWIPVFNSASQEDEQQPEELERPGVIISNHVSYLDILYHMSSSFPSFVAKRSVARLPLVGLISKCLGCVYVQRESKSSDFKGVSAVVTDRIREAHRNESAPLMMLFPEGTTTNGEFLLPFKTGGFLAKAPVLPVILRYHYQRFSPAWDTISGCTFTMAGAACDISPVSVCELYGRDPITCLLSLGTGDG comes from the exons ATGGAGTCCGAGCTCAAAGACCTCAATTCCAAGCCTCCCAACGGCAGCACCGCTCGGGATGACCGTCCTCTCCTAAAGTCCGAGTCTCTAGCCTCCGCCGACAGCATCGCCGAGATGGAGAAGAAGTTCGCTGCTTACGTCCGCCGAGACATCTACGGCACCATGGGACGGGGCGAGTTGCCGGCGAAGGAGAAGCTCTTGCTCGGTTTCGCGTTGGTCACTCTTCTCCCTATCAGAGTTCTTCTCGCGGCCACCGTTTTGCTCTTCTATTACTTAATTTGTAGGATTTGTACTCTCTTCTATGCGCCCAATCGCGAAGATGAACAAGAACATTACGCTCACATGAGTGGGTGGAGGAGAGCGGTTATTGTTTCATGTGGACGCGCCCTCTCCAGAGTCATGCTCTTCATTTTTGGCTTTTATTGGATCCCCGTATTTAACTCTGCTTCTCAG GAAGACGAGCAACAGCCTGAAGAGTTGGAGAGACCTGGTGTAATAATATCTAATCATGTGTCATACCTGGATATTTTGTATCACATGTCATCCTCGTTCCCTAGTTTTGTTGCTAAG AGATCAGTGGCTAGACTTCCTCTCGTTGGTCTCATCAG TAAGTGCCTTGGTTGTGTCTATGTTCAGCGGGAATCAAAGTCATCAGACTTCAAGGGTGTTTCAG CTGTTGTCACTGATAGAATTCGAGAAGCTCATCGAAATGAGTCTGCTCCATTAATGATGTTATTTCCAG AAGGTACAACCACAAATGGAGAGTTCCTCCTTCCATTCAAGACTGGTGGTTTTTTAGCAAAGGCACCAGTACTTCCTGTGATTTTAAGATATCATTACCAGAGATTTAGCCCTGCCTGGGATACCATATCTGGG tGTACATTTACGATGGCAGGTGCGGCATGTGATATTTCTCCTGTGTCAGTTTGTGAATTATATGGACGTGATCCGATTACCTGTTTACTATCCCTCGGAACAGGAGATGGATGA
- the LOC137820503 gene encoding lysophospholipid acyltransferase LPEAT1 isoform X1 produces MESELKDLNSKPPNGSTARDDRPLLKSESLASADSIAEMEKKFAAYVRRDIYGTMGRGELPAKEKLLLGFALVTLLPIRVLLAATVLLFYYLICRICTLFYAPNREDEQEHYAHMSGWRRAVIVSCGRALSRVMLFIFGFYWIPVFNSASQEDEQQPEELERPGVIISNHVSYLDILYHMSSSFPSFVAKRSVARLPLVGLISKCLGCVYVQRESKSSDFKGVSAVVTDRIREAHRNESAPLMMLFPEGTTTNGEFLLPFKTGGFLAKAPVLPVILRYHYQRFSPAWDTISGVRHVIFLLCQFVNYMDVIRLPVYYPSEQEMDDPKLYANNVRRLMASEGNLILSDIGLAEKRTYHAALNGNNSLPSVLHQKDE; encoded by the exons ATGGAGTCCGAGCTCAAAGACCTCAATTCCAAGCCTCCCAACGGCAGCACCGCTCGGGATGACCGTCCTCTCCTAAAGTCCGAGTCTCTAGCCTCCGCCGACAGCATCGCCGAGATGGAGAAGAAGTTCGCTGCTTACGTCCGCCGAGACATCTACGGCACCATGGGACGGGGCGAGTTGCCGGCGAAGGAGAAGCTCTTGCTCGGTTTCGCGTTGGTCACTCTTCTCCCTATCAGAGTTCTTCTCGCGGCCACCGTTTTGCTCTTCTATTACTTAATTTGTAGGATTTGTACTCTCTTCTATGCGCCCAATCGCGAAGATGAACAAGAACATTACGCTCACATGAGTGGGTGGAGGAGAGCGGTTATTGTTTCATGTGGACGCGCCCTCTCCAGAGTCATGCTCTTCATTTTTGGCTTTTATTGGATCCCCGTATTTAACTCTGCTTCTCAG GAAGACGAGCAACAGCCTGAAGAGTTGGAGAGACCTGGTGTAATAATATCTAATCATGTGTCATACCTGGATATTTTGTATCACATGTCATCCTCGTTCCCTAGTTTTGTTGCTAAG AGATCAGTGGCTAGACTTCCTCTCGTTGGTCTCATCAG TAAGTGCCTTGGTTGTGTCTATGTTCAGCGGGAATCAAAGTCATCAGACTTCAAGGGTGTTTCAG CTGTTGTCACTGATAGAATTCGAGAAGCTCATCGAAATGAGTCTGCTCCATTAATGATGTTATTTCCAG AAGGTACAACCACAAATGGAGAGTTCCTCCTTCCATTCAAGACTGGTGGTTTTTTAGCAAAGGCACCAGTACTTCCTGTGATTTTAAGATATCATTACCAGAGATTTAGCCCTGCCTGGGATACCATATCTGGG GTGCGGCATGTGATATTTCTCCTGTGTCAGTTTGTGAATTATATGGACGTGATCCGATTACCTGTTTACTATCCCTCGGAACAGGAGATGGATGATCCTAAACTTTATGCAAATAATGTTAGAAGGTTGATGGCTTCTGAG GGTAATTTGATACTTTCTGATATTGGGCTTGCTGAAAAACGAACGTATCATGCTGCTCTCAATGGTAATAATAGCCTGCCTAGTGTTTTGCATCAGAAAGACGAATGA